The genomic region GGCGGTCATTATCAGATAAAATATGAATATGTAAACCACATTGAGCAATAACACAAGGTTATACTCTTTTTTCCACACAAATTTATCTTCTGGTGTCATCCTTTGATGTTTTCTTTGCGTTCTACCTTATCTTTTCCTAAAGATAACATATTGGCAAAAAGCTTGTAAGCTCCAGAAACACCTGCTGGTAGTTCCCTAAAAAAGCTTAGTCCTGTATAAATATAGTTGCCCTGACCGTACGGAGCTACTAAAAGGCTTCCTTTTTTTTCATTTTCCCCTTTATCGCTCATTGAAAGGATAGGGGTAAAGGCATTATCCCATTCGTTTGGAAAATATAGACCGCGTTCTTGTATCCATCCATCAAAGTCGGAAGGTTCAATGACGTTGGGGAAGTTAACAATACTGTGTTTTGATGCTAGTATCTTTACATCGGCGTTTTCATCGGTAACCCTATCGCGGGAAAGAGTTAATGGATATGGGGCAATGTCCTTAAACTGCTCCTTCCATCTACCCGATGTGTTGTATTGTATCACAAGATTGCCGCCGTCTTTTACATAGTCCAATAAAAATCGCTGTTTAAATTTTAAGGCATCCACTACATTATAGGCACGTATGCCCAAAACCACGGCATCAAATTTATCCAAACTACCGGCCTGTATATCATTGGGGTCTATTATTACTACATTGTAACCTATTTGTTCAAGGCTTTTTGGAACATCATCTCCCGCTCCTACGATATACCCGATGTTTTCACCTGATTTTTCTATGTTCAACCTCACTACTTTCGCTTCTGAGGGTAAAAGTATAGACTGTGTGGGCACATGATCGTACTCGATTTTCACCAGCTCTTTAGTGATTTTTTTACCGTTTATCTTGATTATGGGAGAAATAAAGCTCTCATCTTCATAATTGGGTGGCGTAAGCGTAAACATTAAAATTTGTTCGTCTCCTTGTTTTGCGATGTCAAAGGCTTTGGTTTCAGTATCCACGATCCATCCTTTGGAGTAGCAAAATTGAACCTCTCCCTTTACATTGTCTTTATGTGCTTTTACTGTTATGGGTACCTGTTTAGGGCTTCCATCGGCAAAAATCAATACCTTATCGCTAAAGCTTGCCGTGACTTCTGGAAGTATTTCAAAGGGTTGATACAATTCGCCCTTATCAGGTTTGGAATATCTATGCACTACTGGCTTTTCAAAAGATATACTCACCCCATTGATTTCAAGTTGAAACAGTGCATGAAAAGCTCTTGGAGTTTCTGGTTTCCCAATAAGTTTTTCGTCTTGTACGTTGTACATGCCCAGACTTCCTTTTTCGTTTAACCAATAGGGGCTTGTGTATTGGGTGTTTTCGGGAATATTTATATCGATTTTTAAATTTTGTTTTTCATTATTTTTTAAAATGATGGATGGGTTTGATACGGATTTACTGTTGGTAATTTGAATGGATTTTAAAACAATGTTCGTATTGCTCCTGTTCAAAGCCTCTATATTTACCTCGACAGTCCCTCCGGGATTGGAATAAGGGGTTTTGGCCGATGCTTCTAGATATAGTCCCGACACTGCTGCAATGATAGCTTTAAGCTCTTTGGATTTTTGGGTCTTCCAGTGCTCATCGGTTATGTCTTGAAGTAATCCATAGGCCTCTATGAGTTCCGGTAAATGGGATGAAGGGTCTTTAAAATTAAAGTTGGCTTCAACCCTGTTCAAAAGGGTACCGATTGCTTTTCCGCCCTTTACCCGGGTCCACGTAGTGTTGATTCCGTCAAAAATATCGCTTTTATCGCCGGGCAGATCCCCTTTGAGCAGCTCTATATATTCATTTTGTGACCCACGTGTGGATAATCTACCAAAACCTTGGCAAAGGTGCTGACTGCTCGCTAGTGCAGCAATCTCGTTGTTTGAAACTCCCAGCATTGGATAAAAAACACCAACATCCAGATTGAGCATGTTGGACTTATCTGCCGCATCAAACTTTTCTTGACTGCCATAAAACCACCAAGAGGTATTAAAGAAAAGCCTTCTCGGCTGCCACGTTTCCGTATTTTGTAATTGGTTTTTGTATGCGTTCACATCGTTGGCCAGTTCAAAAGCTTCCATACTCAACATTGCCGATGCAGTGTGATGCCCATGGGTTGTTCCCGGGCTTCGATGGTCAAACCTATTTATGATAACGTCGGGCTTGAACTTTCTTATGGCCCAAACCACATCGGCCAGCACTTTTTCTTTGTCCCATATGGTTAAAGTTTCGTCCGGATGTTTGGAGTACCCAAAATCATTTGCCCTGGTAAAGATTTGTTCCCCACCATCTACACGTCTAGCCCCTAAAAGTTCTTGGGTTCGTAAAACACCCAAAAGTTCACGTAATTCGGGACCTATCAGATTTTGACCCCCATCACCTCGGGTCAATGACAAATATGCGGTTCTGGCTTTTACTTTGTTGGATAAATAGGAAATCAATCGGGTATTTTCGTCATCAGGATGCGCGGCAATATAAAGTGCCGAGCCTAAAAAATTAAGTTTTTGGATATCGTGATGAATTTCGGAAGAAGATTTTTTTACGGGTGCTTGTGCATTTAGGGATGCCACAAAAAAGGCAAAAGCCAAACAAATTGCCAGAAAACGGTGCATATGTCTTGATTTAGTCGGTACTCAAAGATAGAAAGATAAACTAGTGCATATGTGCTTTTAGAACTTCTTTAACAAACTAGTCGGTCGCATCTTCGGCTTGTAGGTTATCATCGATTGAATTATCATCAAAAGAAGAAATCAAAGCGACCCCTTTTTGTAATATCAAACTGTTGGGATAGGTAACCATCTCCCCGTTATTTCTTCGTAAATGAAGGTGAAAGGCCCGTATGTCCTCGATAACAAAAATATCCTTTACAGGTTCTGGTGTATCGTTGATTTCCTTATCGAATATGCGTATGGTATTTCCTATTTTGAACGGATAGGAAAAAAAAATGATAACGCCGGCCGTAACGTTACTTAAAATAGACCACTGCGCAAAAAATGCAATACCGATAACGGCAAAAACCGAAGAAATCAAAACGCCCAAATCCTTGAAGTTCACGCCCCATATCAAAGTCAAGACCGCAAGGGATGTCATGGTCAAGGCTATTGAAATATATTTGATGATGAGGTTTGTCCTAACCTGATTAAAGTCCCCAAGCTTACCTACTTTGCGAACCGCTTTGGTAAATCCAAACTTTAGTATCAATACCAGAACAAAAGTGATTAAACTCGACAGAAGTTCACTTTTATGGGCGGTAATAAATTCTTCCATAGATTATAATCCTAGACTATCGCGCAAATATACATCACTGTTGCTGTTTTGTGTCCAATACGGTGTGTTCATTGTTTTGATTTTTGTCGCTTTTGAAGTAAGGGTTTTTGCATTGGCCCCATAACCACTCTTGGAAGTTTCGGACCAGCCCTCTATGGCATAAGGAAATTCTGATGCATATTTAATTTCCAACGTTCTATCAAGTTCGGGGTATGTTATTGAATATATATTTATACCATTTTCCGTTGTTGATGTAGCGGTTGCGGTATACGCTTTTAACTCCTTGTGGGATAGTCTTATATATTCCATAGATGGTATTATTTTCAACTCACCGATAGGCAAATCGGACGGATTTATACGTATTTTGTTCCAAAGCTCGTTTTCCAGCACTGTTTTTTCAAGCTCCAGATTTTGGTCGGCCTCTGACTCAAAATAAGAACGGGACTGTACTTTGAACTTATCTTTGTTGTTTAACTGTGCATATACCTGTCCGCACCATTCCTGGGATGAAAAAGAAACTTTGATGGCATGTTGGTTATCGTGCACCGGATAAAAACTACTGCTCATAATGGAATACGGATATATTCCCGTGAGATAATTCTTGGTATGGTTCAATTTTAGGACCGGGATATTATCCGGGTTGGCGCCATCGGCCTTTACTTGTTTGTCATTTAAAAAAGGCTCGGTTACATAAATAAGTACGGAATTCCCCTCGCGTAGCTGGCCATATCTTGCCTGTTCTATTTTGTATGAAGTGATTTCTGCGTTACCGGCATACCAATACTTTTTGAATTCTTCGGAAAGCTGTTTTTTTGGCTTTATTTTGGTATTGTTAGGTTTCTCTGTATTCAGGGCGATGTTACTGTCATTGTTTTTCGCAACTTCCTTACATGACTGTAAGGTCGAGGTAAGTGCGGCCAAAAGCACCATTGAAATCTCTAGTTTGAACCAATTTTTGAACATGATGTATACGATTTTTTTCAAAATTACCTAAAATACATCAACCTACCATACCCATTAACGTTTTGTAAACCAATTGTGTAGGCAAACCAACAACGTTGGTATAAGAGCCTTGTATTTCCTCAATTGCAATCAGCCCTATCCATTCTTGAATGCCGTATGCCCCGGCTTTGTCGAAGGGTTGGTAAGCGTCTATATAAAAATTGATTTCTTCATTGGTCAATTCCCGAAATTTTACTCGGGTCACTTGGTGTTGTACGATTTGGTTTTTTAATGTTGTAAAACATACCGATGTGATTACGTCATGCCAATTTCCCGAGAGTTTTTTTAGCATCTCATAGGCTTCCTGTTTGTCTAAGGCTTTTGCCAAGGATTCTCCATTATGCCAGACAACGGTGTCGGAAGTGATTAAAATCTCTTTTTGTAACAAGCTGCCTTCAAAGGGGGTGGCCTTCAATTTTGCCAGATAATCCGAGATTTCGGCTCCAGATAATCCTGAAGGATATATTTCCTCAATAGGCTTTAACCGTATTTCAACATCTAGGCCTAATTCCTTGAAATACTGTTGGCGTCGTGGCGAACCCGATGCGAGTACAAGATGATGGTTTTTTAATCTATCCAGTAACATACTAATCGTTTGCAGCGCTAAAATTCTCCAACCAATCGCCCCGTACCTTGAGTACTTGTTCTATAACATCACGTACACAGCCATCACCACCGTTTTTATGGGAGATGTATTTGGACACTGCCTTTACCTCTTGAACCGCGTTTTGCGGGCATGTGGGCAGTCCTACCAGTAGCATGGGTGGGATATCAGGTATATCATCCCCCATGTAAAGTACATGCTCTGGTTTTATGTCATAAATATCCAAATATTCTTTTAAGGGCTCTTCTTTGTGATGTGCGCCCATGTAAATATCGGTTACGCCCAAGCCACGCAGCCTGTTTCTGACACCTTCGTTGGTGCCACCGGTTATGATACATACATTATACCCTTTGTTCAAAGCGGTCTTTAGCGCATAGCCGTCTTTGACGCTCATTTTCCGTAGCATTTCACCATCTGTGGTAATTATAAGCGTACCATCTGTAAAAACACCATCTACGTCCAAAACAAAGGTGGTGATTTGCTTAAGGCTTTCTTTATAACTTTTTTCCATATATTTTTTGAATCGATTGGGTCAATAACCCATATATCTCATATTGGTCTTTGTCCTGTATCTGGTTTAAATGTTCTTCTATGGTTCTTGTATCGTTTCTTTTAGCGGGGCCGGTCTGCGATTCTTTTGGGGACAGGGTTTGTATTTTATGGGCCGTTTCCATTATCAAAGCTTTTAATAGATCAAAGGGTATTTTGTGTTCTGTGCAGATGTTTTCCCCTATATGGTATAGGTGATTGGTAAAATTGTTTACGAATACTGCTGCCAAATGCAATGGTTTTCTTTGTTCGGAAGTAATATGATAAACTTTTTTTGATAAGGTTTTTGCTAATCGTTCAAGCAATTTTTCATCTTCTTTGTTTTTGGCCTCAATGCAGATGGGAACGGTTTTAAAATCTATTTTTTTGCCTACGGTAAATGTCTGTAGCGGATAAAAAACACCTTTCCTATTTGATTTCAAGTCGTTCAGGGGAACACTCCCAGAGGTGTGGCATACCAATCCCCGGTAATTTGTAAATAACTGTGAAACAGTATTTATAGAATCATCACTTATAGCTATGATCAAAACATCTGAAGGGTTGATTTTTTTAAAATCAGTTGTCGTCGGGGCATGTTTTTCAAAGTGTGTCAAAGCCTTCTTGTTCCTTCCCACAACCTGTATTACGGTAACATTGTTTAGTGCTAGAAAGGCATCAAATAGATGTTTCGCTACATTTCCCGTACCTACAAGCGTAATTGTGATCATGGGCTCAAAAATACAAATTTAATGGCCCTGTTCACATTAGGTTTTAATTAACAAAGTTGTTTAACTTTTTAAAGCGCTTTCAAGCTCTTAAAATCATCAAAAGGGCGTATTTTTGCATGCTGAAAACCAATTTGTTTACTAATGACAGATTTGCTTAAAAAGATTTTCTTCTCTACACGTTTAATGGCGCTTTTATTCATTGTTTTTGCCGTTGCCATGGCCTTTGGTACATTTATCGAAAGCAAATACAGCACGGACACTGCCCGCATATGGATTTACAATGCTTGGTGGTTTGAAGCGATAATGGTTTTCTTCGTCATCAATTTTATTGGCAATATGTTCCGTTATCGTTTATTTCAATGGAAAAAATGGCCCGTGTTGACTTTACATCTTTCTTGGGTTCTTATCATTTTAGGGGCATTTATAACCAGGTATATTAGTTTTGAAGGCATGATGCCCATACGGGAGGGAAATTCTGAAAATGTTTTTTATTCGGATAAAACCCACCTAACGGTTTACGTTGATGGAGAAATTGATGGGCAACCAAGGCGAAAAATCTTAGAAGACGATTTGATAGTGACCGCAGAGGCCTTAAAGTCAAATCTGCCCTGGAATCAAGATTTTAACGGACAACCTTTCACCGTTTCTTATGTAGATTTTATTGATGGGGCGGAAGAAGGCCTAATCCCTGACGAAAATGGTAAGGAATTTTTAAAATTGGTCGAAGCGGGAGACGGTCAACGCCATGAACATTATTTGGAGAGTGGCGAGGTTTCCAATATACATAATGTATTGTTTGCCCTGAACAAACCTACCGATGGTGCCATCAACATAACGGTCACCGATAGTACATATCAAATAAATTCTCCTTTTGAAGGTGATTTTATGCGAATGGCGGATCAGTTCAAGGGCGAATTGGCAAAGGATAGCACCCAGCAATTACAGCTTCGTTCGTTATATTCGGTAGGCAACATGCAATTTGTGATACCTGAGCCAGTGGTTAGGGGGGTCAACGGAATTGTAAAAGTACCTGTCGAAAAAATGACCGAACAGACCTTGGATGCTTTGGTCGTATCGGTATCCAGTAATGGAGAAACGGTTGAGAAGAAGCTGTTGGGAGGAAAAGGCACTTCTGAATTTTCGGATAAGTTTACCGTGGGCGGGCTTGATTTTATGTTGAGTTATGGCTCCAAAGTATACGAGTTGCCATTTAATATTAAACTGAACGATTTCATTGCTGAAAAATACCCTGGCACCGAAAAAGGATATGCTTCTTTTATGAGTAAGGTTACCGTAGAGGACGAGCGCCCGTTCGACTATGATATTTTTATGAACAATATTTTGGACCATAGGGGATACCGTTTTTTTCAATCTAGCTTTCACCCCGATGAAAAAGGTACAGTTCTCTCCGTAAACCATGACCAATGGGGTACTTGGATTACCTATGTCGGATATTTTTTATTGTATTTAGGGCTCATGGGCATTATGTTTTTTGGGAAAACACGTTTTAAAGATTTGGCCAACGCATTAAAAAAATTGGAATCCAAGAAAAGGAAGCTTACCACGATATTCTTATTGGGTACGTTGCTGAACGTAGCGGGCCAAGAACATTCTGCGAATGATGGCCACGACCATAATGCGGCACCCACACAGGCACAAGTGGATTCGTTGATCAAAACCACGGTTGTATCCGAGGAACACGCTGACAAGTTTGGTGCTTTGGTCATTCAAGATGATGCTGGCCGAATGAAACCGATACATACATTCTCGTCCGAGCTTTTGCGTAAACTAAGCCTTACCGATAAATATGAAGATATGAACGCAGACCAGGTGTTCCTGTCTATGATGTTGGCTCCGGCAGCATGGTATAATGCAGAGTTTATCGCTATTGATAAAAAAGGGGAAAATGACAGTATCCGAAGTGTTATAGGGGTTCCCAAAGGTCAAAAATATATGAAGGCGACCGACTTTTTTGACAAAAAAGGAAACTACAAGCTAGAACCTTTTCTTCGTGATGCAACGGCAACCAATAACCCCAACCAGTTTGAAAAGGATTTTAAGGAAGCCAATATTCGTTTGTCACTTCTAAACGAAGCATTGAGTGGTCAAATTGTCAAGATTTTCCCATTATTGAACGATGAAAACAATAAATGGATTTCTGCTATCGAATATCGTGGCGGGCAGTTTCAGGTAGGTGATTCGCTGTATGCCAATTTTATCAAAAATTCTATCCCCTATTATAAGATGACGCTCCAAAAAGCGATAGCTTCTGGAGATTATTCTGATGCGGACAAGCTTTTGGAAGCCTTCAAACAAAACCAAAAAAACCATGGTAGTGAGGTATTGCCGTCTGATAAAAAAATCAAAACGGAAATCATCTATAACAAGCTGGATATCTTCAACCAGTTATGGAAATGGTATCCCTTGGTCGGATTATTACTGTTTTTTGTATTGATTTTTCAGATTTTCAAGGACCGCTCCCTATGGCGTGTCGCCATATATTTCTTGAAAGGAATGATCATCATCTTTTTTCTTTGGCATACCGCAGGGCTCGTGTTGCGTTGGTACATTTCGGGCCATGCCCCATGGAGTAACGCTTACGAAAGCATACTGTATGTTGCTTGGGCCACAATGGCCATAGGCTTGGCTTTCGGGAGAAAAAGCAATATGACCATAGGGGCTTCGGCCTTTGTGGCGGGAATGCTGCTGTGGATAGCCCATCAAAATTGGGTAGACCCTGCAATTGGGACCCTCGTTCCTGTACTCGATAGTTACTGGCTCATGATTCACGTTGCCGTAATTGTGGGTAGCTACGGTCCGCTCACGGTAGGTATGATTTTGGGCGTTGTTAGTCTCATTTTGATAATCCTTACCAACACAAAGAACAAAACCCGTATGGAAGTGAATCTCAAAGAAATGACCATTATCAACGAAATCTCATTGACCGTTGGTCTGATTATGCTGACCATAGGCAATTTTTTAGGTGGGCAATGGGCCAACGAGAGTTGGGGGCGTTATTGGGGCTGGGACCCTAAGGAAACTTGGGCATTGATTTCCATTATGGTGTATGCCTTCGTGATCCACACACGATTGGTACCAGGGCTTAGGGGCAAGTGGTTGTTCAACTTCTTGAGCGTCATCGCTTTCGGGAGTATTATGATGACCTATTTTGGCGTTAATTATTATTTGGTAGGCCTTCACAGTTACGGCCAGAGTGGTGCAGCGGCCATAACGCCAGACTATGTTTGGTATATTGCGTTAGGCGCCGCCATTTTGGGTGGAGTAAGTTATTGGAGGTACAAGGCCAATTATGTAAAAACGGCCAGTTAAGTAAAAATACCCAAATACTATTTCATCAATAGTTTCATTAATTCCTCTGCTGCTACCTGACCTTTTAATTTTAAAAATGGTCTAGGGGTGTTATCGCCCAATTCAAAAACAATGGCGGGCATATTATGGTTTACGAAAAAATAATTTCTTGAAACCATTGTGGGTCTTAGGTTTTTTGATGCCGAAATATTTGTTTTTTTCGATGGTAAGCGTTGTCCGATATTTTTTATCCATTCAAAAACGATTTCCCCCTTTTTCTTGGTAACGGTACTATCCAAGGGGTAATAAATGTCGTCCCAAGTAGAATGAAAATCGATACCAAAATCAAATACGTAGTTTTCTTCGCTTTTTAAGTTCAAAAAATCACGTATACTGGACGTTTCGGGCTGATTAAATTGTTCCCAATCCCGATTAAGGTCCACTCCGCCCATGTTATGTCTCCAATGACCGTTATCCACTCCATCGGGGTTCATTAAAGGGCTTATGAACATTGTATATTTTTCCCTAAAGGCTATGGCTTGGGGCGTATCGCTGCATAGGGTTTCTACAAACGATTTCATGGCCAAAAATCCCGTGACCTCGGGTGGGTGCTGTCTCGAAATGACCATTATGGCCTTTTTGGTATTGGTGTTGCCTACCTCCAAAAGGTGAATAGCACGGTTTTCCTTACTCTTTCCTATTTCATAGTTTTTAACGAACCGCAATACCGACAAAGAGTCCACCCACTGTTTTACCCGTGTAGAGCCATAAAGTTCTTGGGCCGTCACCCAAGTCGGCTTTTCATCTATGGGGATGGTTATTTCTACGAATTCAGGTGCAGCTTTTATCCCATATTCGCCCTGCCCTGGGTTTATGGGTTTAAAATTGGCACTGTCAAGCGGCATGAAATTATATCCGTCCTTACTGATTTTTGGATAATACCTACTTCTTGAATCTTGGTAGGTCATTTTGATGGTTACGGTTCTCGGAAATTTTGTCCATACTTTAAAAGCATACCAAGGACTAACGTTTATGGGTGTGTTCTCTGCGGTTATCAAGGCGGTGTAATGATCATTATCATCATCTGTAAGTCCATTCAATCGACCGCTTTCAAAATCGTTACTAAAAAAAGTAGTACTATCGGCAAAAGACCATATGCCCTTCCATTGTTTTTGAACGGGTTTCGATACAGTTGAAACTATGGGGCTAGGGCCCTGTCCCTGATATCCGGTGGCAGTTTTTTTACTGTTTTTACATGAAAAAACAATGAACACCATTGTTGCTGTTACAACATATCTGTTAATACTTTCCATAATTATCGCTTAGGTTTTATCTTCTAAAAAGATGTTTTAAAGTTAGCGTAATTTAAAAAGTTAACATGAGTATATGCTCCCGTGTGGATTTTTTTCGCATATTTGTTTCATTATGAAGTTATAGGAATTATGTTATTTATTGATGTCATGGGATACTCAACCCAAATGTAACCGACTTTCTACTGTTGGTATACTGACATTTTCCTCTTTTTTTTAAAACATAATTCAATTACAATGACGAATCGTTCAAAACTCACGGTTAAAAAACTTTTTGACTACTTTATCATAGCGGTAATGGGAAAAGAAACTGAATTTACGACCGGAAGCATCCGCAAAGCCATCTTTATGCTTTCCGTTCCCATGATTTTGGAGATGATGATGGAGTCTATATTCGCTATTGTCGATATTGCCTATGTATCCCAAGTGAGTGTAAACGCCGTAGCGACGATTGGTCTTACGGAATCGGTAGTTACCCTTGTGTATGCCGTGGCCATTGGTCTGAGCATGGCCGCTACTGCCGTAGTAGCCCGTAGAATAGGTGAAAAAGATGTAAATGGAGCTAGGGAATCTGCCGTTCAGGCCATAGCCCTAGGCATTTTGGTCTCGATTTTGGTGGGTTTTATCGGTTTTTTTTATGCAAAAGAAATTTTGGCCCTCATGGGTGCCGAACCCGATTTGATATCCGAGGGCTACGGGTACACGCAATGGCTTATTGGTGGCAATATTACGATATTGCTTTTGTTTCTGATCAACGCAATCTTTAGAGGTGCGGGTGATGCATCTATGGCGATGTGGACCTTGGTACTTTCCAATGGGTTGAATATTATTCTAGACCCTGTCTTTATTTTTGGTTGGGGTCCCGTTCCTGAATATGGCGTCATGGGTGCTGCAATAGCGACCAATATAGGTAGAGGTACTGCAGTTTTTTTTCAGTTGGCAATACTCTTTTTTGGCTG from Costertonia aggregata harbors:
- a CDS encoding MATE family efflux transporter, whose protein sequence is MTNRSKLTVKKLFDYFIIAVMGKETEFTTGSIRKAIFMLSVPMILEMMMESIFAIVDIAYVSQVSVNAVATIGLTESVVTLVYAVAIGLSMAATAVVARRIGEKDVNGARESAVQAIALGILVSILVGFIGFFYAKEILALMGAEPDLISEGYGYTQWLIGGNITILLLFLINAIFRGAGDASMAMWTLVLSNGLNIILDPVFIFGWGPVPEYGVMGAAIATNIGRGTAVFFQLAILFFGWSKIKIGFRDIAIRFTVMLNLVKVSLGGIAQFLIGTSSWVFLMRMMSEFGSEVLAGYTIAIRVMLFTLMPSWGMSNAAATLVGQNLGAQQPERAETSVWKTGKYNAFFMAIVSIIYLLFAHDIISWFNNNPVVIENGGLCLKIIAIGYIFYAYGMVVTQAFNGAGDTSTPTKINVLAFWLFQLPFAYLTAIIFKMGAMGVFMAITLAEVLLAIISIVWFKKGNWKKVQV